AGAATTAAGTTAAAAAAACTTTATCCTAATAAATTAAATTAACAATGCACTAGGATTAAAGAGGCAACGACAAATAGGGTTATATCTTTAATTAATACAAATGGAACTAAATCTCCCCTAGTAGAACTTCCAACAAGTAAACGTAATAATCAGCCTCTTTTGACGTTTATCCCGCATGACCAATTAAGGCATCATATGGTACTTCCAAAAGATATTGAAAATAGATTTATTAAAATCGAAAAAGAATTTGCTGCTAGAGAAAGACTTGCTAAATTTAATTTAAAACCAATAAAAAAAGTTTTATTATATGGAGAGCCCGGCTGTGGCAAAACAATGGGAGCAGAAAGACTTGCTTGGAATATAGGTTTACCGTTATTGAAAATAAGATTTGATTCGCTTATATCTTCTTATTTCGGTGAATCAATAATGAATTTAAGAACTATATTTGACACTAGCATTGCCACTCCTTGTGTATTATTACTTGATGAATGTGATTTTATAGCAACATCAAGGAATAGTTCAAAAGACATTGGAGAAGTTTCTAGAATAGTAAATATGCTTTTACAATTTCTTGATGATTATGATGCCCCTGGACTTCTGGTCGCTACAACTAATTTACAGAAGTCACTTGATAAAGCAATTTTTAGAAGATTTGATGAGGTTTTTGAAATACCCAAACCATCAAATGAAGAAATTAAAATGCTTTTAAAAACGACATTATCCTCAATGAATTTATCTAAAAATTTAGACTGGGATAATCTTGTAAGTCAGTTACAAGGCTATTCTGCTGCTAATATTGTAAAAATAGCCGAAAATGCGGCTAAGCTTTCTGTCTTATCCGGCAGTGATATTGTAAGTGAAGAAAATTTTGATAAAGCAATAAAGGAATCAGCCAATATTTAAAAAGATTTGTTTGTGGAGAGTAGATGCCGGTAAATTTTGAACATTTGAAATTTCATAAGACAATTAAAAATAGAGCTAAAATTCAAGGCGGTGGAAATAGTAGTGAAATTTCCAAACAAAATAAAACGAACAGGTTCCAGCACAGCAATAAGCTTAAAAGCGAATTAAATACATTATTAAACCAACATAAATCTTTCTCGGATGAAAGACAGGCAATGGGATTTGCCGCATTGCCTTTGGAAGTGCCTCTTTTGCTTAAAGTTGATGAAGAAACTTATCCTATTGATGAACTTTATAAATATGGATTAGAAGTAGTTTCTGAAGAAGAAAACGGATATATTATTGTAGCTACTGATGAACAAGGCTTAGAAAAATTTCAAAATTTATTAGAAATATTTAAACAAACAACTGCAAAAGGTGAGTCTATTAGAGGCTCCGGTAAAATTGCAGAAATACACGAAATAAATACTGAAGACTTGCCTCAAAAAAGATTATCAGAATACTTGTTTAATTTATGGCCATTTGATGATAATACCATTTTTGTTTTTGATATAAGTATTGAATGCAAAGGTCTAGAGCCATTTAGCGTCAGTGATAAAAGAAAAAGTGAAACAGATGAAGCTTATTGTGAAAGATCTCAAACTGAAAAACTTAACAAGTATGCTGAATGGGATAACTTTATAGACGCTAGAGAAGATAAATTTAATAATTTTCTTGAACCTTACGTTGGGCAATATGAAATTTTGGTTCAAAGAAATATGGATAATTACTGTTTTGGTGAACCTCCTGAATATTTTGATATAAGGATAAAGACAAATGGTAAAGTTTTAAAAGATTTAACTTTGAACTTTCCTTATATTTTTGAAATTAGTGAGCCTGACAACTTTATATGTGAAATTCCGAAACAACAAATCTCTCAAACAGAGTTGGAATTTAATATATTGGCTCCAGATCATAATGCTCCGGCCATTTGTATTATGGATAGCGGCGTACAAGAAGGCCATAAATATTTAGCCCCATCAATATTAAACAACGAATCAAAGTCGTTTATTGATGAAGAGTCTGTTTTTGATGAGTATAATCCAAATGGACACGGA
The sequence above is drawn from the bacterium genome and encodes:
- a CDS encoding ATP-binding protein, producing the protein MVLPKDIENRFIKIEKEFAARERLAKFNLKPIKKVLLYGEPGCGKTMGAERLAWNIGLPLLKIRFDSLISSYFGESIMNLRTIFDTSIATPCVLLLDECDFIATSRNSSKDIGEVSRIVNMLLQFLDDYDAPGLLVATTNLQKSLDKAIFRRFDEVFEIPKPSNEEIKMLLKTTLSSMNLSKNLDWDNLVSQLQGYSAANIVKIAENAAKLSVLSGSDIVSEENFDKAIKESANI